The following are encoded in a window of Chryseobacterium sp. genomic DNA:
- a CDS encoding isopenicillin N synthase family dioxygenase: MKQIPSVDLRDFLSGDPERKQKFVNEIGKAYEEIGFVALKGHFLDDKLVKNLYEEVKNFFDLPVESKQKYEIPGIGGQRGYVGFGKETAKGFKKGDLKEFWHFGQYLEDGSEYASVYPDNVEVAEIPEFNKVGKEAYKMLEKTGIYVLRALALHLGLDEFYFDRFVKEGNSILRPIHYPPITEEPDNAVRAAAHGDINLITLLMGAQGKGLQVMNHDGEWVDAIAEPDELMINVGDMLSRLTNNKLKSTIHQVVNPPRELWGTSRYSIPFFMHPVSEMPLNALENTVDEDHPKLYEDTTAGEFLHERLVELGLIKI; this comes from the coding sequence ATGAAACAGATTCCCAGTGTGGATTTGCGTGATTTCCTTTCGGGTGACCCGGAACGCAAGCAGAAATTTGTAAATGAAATCGGAAAAGCATACGAAGAAATCGGTTTTGTAGCCCTGAAGGGCCATTTCCTGGATGACAAACTCGTAAAGAATCTTTATGAAGAGGTTAAAAATTTCTTTGATTTACCCGTGGAGTCCAAGCAGAAGTACGAAATTCCGGGAATCGGCGGCCAGCGCGGCTATGTAGGTTTCGGAAAAGAAACTGCAAAAGGGTTCAAGAAAGGTGATCTGAAGGAATTCTGGCATTTTGGGCAGTACCTTGAAGACGGATCTGAATATGCATCTGTTTATCCGGATAATGTGGAGGTAGCTGAAATTCCTGAATTCAATAAAGTAGGTAAGGAGGCGTACAAGATGCTGGAAAAAACCGGAATTTATGTTTTACGGGCACTGGCACTGCATCTCGGTCTGGATGAATTCTATTTTGACAGGTTTGTTAAGGAAGGAAACTCAATCCTGAGACCTATCCATTATCCGCCAATTACTGAAGAGCCGGATAATGCTGTCCGAGCGGCAGCCCATGGCGACATTAACCTCATTACCCTGCTGATGGGAGCACAGGGCAAAGGACTTCAGGTAATGAATCATGACGGCGAATGGGTAGATGCCATTGCTGAACCGGACGAACTTATGATTAACGTGGGCGATATGCTGTCCAGGCTTACCAATAATAAGCTGAAATCAACCATTCACCAGGTGGTGAACCCGCCGCGTGAGCTTTGGGGCACTTCCCGTTACTCCATACCGTTCTTCATGCATCCGGTAAGCGAAATGCCGCTTAACGCGCTGGAAAATACGGTTGATGAAGATCATCCTAAACTCTATGAGGATACAACAGCGGGCGAATTTCTGCACGAGAGACTAGTAGAACTGGGTCTGATTAAGATATAA
- the menD gene encoding 2-succinyl-5-enolpyruvyl-6-hydroxy-3-cyclohexene-1-carboxylic-acid synthase, with translation MKQYSSKHSIQILAHLLKEYGINNIVISPGSRNAPLAIHFSETDGFNCYSITDERSAGFVGLGMAKTEKMPVAVTCTSGSAAANYYPSVTEAFYQNIPLLVLTADRPSDYVDIFDGQTIRQKEIFSQHSYGDFQLLEDDRENADDENYSLIKKAIEICFEKQGPVHINIPLAEPLYELVPEIPVYPSVEKTLQRKAFDLSPALVAGWNLARRILILVGTRDYSEELQMQLSQLVKNHSAVVLTEANSNLNNEKFFSHIDRYVFKFDEEDFKKYAPDLLITVGQNVVSKKVKQFLRKARPQNHWHIDAVWQPDTYFSLTQKVVTRAEVFFGKLLNHVNLEPQAYYNLWDVLRDKRDIKHEQYCADAPFSDFKLFEILSLKIPNNYHVHISNSSAIRYAQLFNFQQFRIHCNRGTSGIDGSTSTAMGYAMRSKSPTLLITGEVSFMYDINGLWNQYIPPYTRIIIFNNGGGDIFRIIPGPGSTNALDEFILTKHHKNAELLAKNFGFAYTRVDEEDTLLRVLDNFFNPDSKPKILEVDTSQIGNAEILKSYFEFLA, from the coding sequence ATGAAACAATATTCTTCCAAACACAGCATACAGATTTTAGCCCACCTCCTGAAGGAATACGGAATTAATAACATCGTGATTTCCCCCGGTTCGCGTAATGCACCGCTGGCCATACATTTCTCGGAAACCGACGGCTTCAACTGTTACAGCATCACCGACGAGAGGAGTGCGGGTTTTGTAGGTCTGGGAATGGCCAAAACCGAAAAGATGCCTGTAGCCGTAACCTGTACAAGTGGATCTGCCGCAGCCAATTATTACCCTTCGGTTACAGAAGCTTTTTATCAGAACATTCCTTTGCTGGTCCTTACAGCCGACAGACCGTCTGATTATGTTGATATTTTTGACGGACAAACCATCCGGCAGAAAGAAATTTTCAGTCAACATTCTTACGGGGATTTTCAATTGCTGGAAGATGACCGTGAAAACGCAGACGATGAAAATTACAGCCTGATAAAAAAGGCCATTGAAATCTGTTTTGAAAAGCAAGGACCGGTTCATATTAATATACCGCTGGCTGAACCACTTTATGAACTGGTACCGGAAATCCCGGTTTATCCTTCGGTGGAGAAAACCCTGCAGCGTAAAGCCTTTGACCTTTCGCCGGCTTTAGTGGCCGGATGGAACCTTGCACGCCGCATACTGATCCTGGTGGGTACGCGTGACTATAGTGAAGAACTGCAGATGCAGCTGAGCCAGCTGGTGAAAAACCACAGTGCGGTGGTTCTGACAGAAGCAAATTCCAATCTGAACAATGAAAAATTCTTCAGCCATATAGACCGGTATGTGTTTAAATTTGACGAAGAGGACTTTAAGAAATATGCACCCGACCTGCTGATTACAGTAGGGCAAAATGTAGTTTCAAAAAAAGTAAAGCAGTTCCTCAGGAAAGCCCGCCCGCAAAATCATTGGCATATTGATGCCGTTTGGCAGCCCGACACCTATTTCTCACTTACTCAGAAGGTGGTAACACGCGCTGAGGTATTTTTCGGGAAACTTCTGAACCATGTAAATCTGGAACCCCAGGCCTATTACAACCTTTGGGATGTACTGCGCGATAAACGTGATATAAAACATGAGCAATACTGTGCAGACGCTCCATTCTCGGATTTTAAACTTTTTGAAATACTTTCTTTAAAGATACCCAACAACTACCACGTTCACATCAGTAACAGTTCAGCTATCCGATATGCGCAGCTCTTTAATTTCCAGCAATTCAGGATTCACTGCAACCGCGGGACAAGCGGCATAGATGGAAGCACAAGTACAGCCATGGGATATGCAATGCGCAGCAAGAGCCCTACGCTGCTGATTACAGGCGAGGTAAGCTTCATGTATGACATCAATGGGCTCTGGAACCAATATATCCCGCCTTATACGAGGATCATTATCTTCAATAACGGCGGTGGCGACATCTTCAGGATCATTCCGGGACCGGGTTCAACCAATGCACTGGACGAATTCATCCTGACCAAACATCACAAAAATGCCGAACTTCTGGCGAAAAACTTCGGATTTGCCTACACCAGAGTAGATGAGGAAGACACGCTGCTTCGCGTGCTGGATAATTTCTTCAACCCCGACAGCAAGCCAAAAATCCTGGAGGTGGATACGTCCCAAATCGGGAACGCGGAAATCCTGAAAAGCTATTTTGAGTTTCTGGCTTAA
- a CDS encoding aminotransferase class IV — protein sequence MYRFLESIKVSDGQAFLLKHHQKRVNDTFACFGKENFIDLESILKSISVPSKGLYKFRISYSLDSMCRTELIPYERSEISRFLLVVNDEINYPFKFEDRKGFEAMKAGANGAEIIIVKDNYITDTSFSNLIFLKDNVWFTPSAFLLNGVQRQELLQSGKITTADISPNNLREYSHFKLINALNDFDDALAYPLSRIPNLPGKNSVEAEIN from the coding sequence ATGTACCGGTTTCTTGAAAGTATAAAGGTGTCAGACGGCCAGGCCTTCCTGCTTAAACACCATCAAAAAAGGGTAAATGACACTTTTGCCTGCTTTGGGAAAGAAAACTTTATTGATCTTGAAAGTATTTTGAAAAGTATATCCGTCCCATCAAAAGGCCTGTACAAATTCCGCATTTCATACAGTTTGGATAGCATGTGCAGAACTGAATTGATTCCGTATGAACGCTCCGAAATCAGCAGATTTCTGCTTGTGGTGAATGATGAAATTAATTACCCTTTCAAGTTTGAAGACCGTAAAGGATTTGAAGCGATGAAAGCCGGGGCGAACGGAGCCGAAATCATCATCGTAAAGGATAATTATATAACCGATACGTCCTTTTCCAATCTGATTTTTCTGAAAGATAACGTGTGGTTCACCCCGTCCGCTTTTCTGCTGAACGGTGTGCAGCGTCAGGAACTGCTTCAGTCCGGAAAAATCACAACCGCTGACATATCCCCCAATAACCTGAGAGAATATTCACACTTCAAGCTGATTAATGCACTGAATGATTTTGATGATGCGCTGGCTTATCCGCTTTCGCGAATCCCTAACCTTCCCGGCAAAAACTCTGTTGAGGCTGAAATTAATTAA
- a CDS encoding aminodeoxychorismate synthase component I, with protein sequence MLPFHPNFDKMDKLSRQGVPFFFITDFLMQTVEVFTVDELAGDRISIRFPKFSYGPAEKAESDLDMQSFPESLAAYQRGFDIVQHHLKIGNSYLMNYTRKTEITVNRTLREIFSFSEAKYKVLYRDQFVFFSPETFIEIQDDCIFTHPMKGTIDASLPNAAETLKNDTKERAEHYTVVDLLRNDLSMVADEVQLDEFQRIDFLKTKQKNLFAMSSEISGKLKPEYIGKMGSILKTLLPAGSILGAPKKKTLEVLLEAENYDRGFYTGVCGFFDGANLDSCVMIRFMQKEEDKIYFKSGGGITHLSQLEDEYEEMKNKIYVPVS encoded by the coding sequence ATGCTGCCTTTTCACCCTAATTTCGATAAAATGGACAAGCTTTCCCGGCAGGGTGTTCCGTTTTTTTTTATAACCGATTTTTTAATGCAGACTGTTGAGGTTTTTACCGTGGATGAATTGGCCGGTGACCGTATATCAATACGTTTCCCAAAATTCTCTTACGGACCGGCTGAAAAAGCAGAGTCGGATCTGGATATGCAGTCATTCCCCGAATCTCTTGCAGCGTACCAACGGGGCTTTGATATTGTACAGCATCATCTGAAAATCGGGAATTCATACCTGATGAATTATACGCGCAAAACTGAAATTACGGTAAACCGCACTTTACGTGAGATTTTCAGTTTCTCCGAAGCAAAATATAAGGTTTTATACAGGGATCAATTCGTCTTCTTTTCCCCCGAAACCTTTATCGAAATCCAGGATGACTGCATTTTCACCCATCCAATGAAAGGAACAATTGATGCTTCACTTCCTAATGCGGCAGAAACGCTGAAGAACGATACAAAGGAGAGGGCAGAGCATTACACCGTTGTAGATTTGCTCCGTAACGACCTCAGCATGGTGGCCGATGAAGTGCAGCTGGACGAATTTCAGCGGATTGACTTTCTGAAAACCAAACAAAAAAATCTCTTTGCCATGAGTTCTGAGATTTCGGGTAAGCTGAAGCCTGAATATATCGGTAAAATGGGCAGCATCCTGAAAACTCTGCTTCCTGCCGGATCCATATTGGGTGCTCCCAAGAAAAAAACGCTGGAAGTTCTGCTTGAAGCCGAAAACTATGACCGTGGCTTTTATACAGGTGTCTGTGGCTTCTTCGACGGGGCCAATCTGGATTCCTGCGTCATGATCCGGTTTATGCAAAAGGAAGAGGATAAAATATACTTTAAAAGCGGTGGTGGCATCACCCACCTAAGCCAATTGGAAGATGAATATGAGGAAATGAAAAACAAGATTTATGTACCGGTTTCTTGA
- a CDS encoding beta-carotene 15,15'-monooxygenase, protein MENFSEFDLKGTAPQRNFSDIIGHAFNNYMKIIGWSILVTLLTFVVSILISSLTGPLVGYNALESQAEMEELMKDGSFADGSIVTRMFQIPGYLESMLLSGVLGLLMYPVYAGYVYAMHRANTGQTVSLSDFFIGFRQNALQYIVYGLIMGIAVMIGFMLCVLPVFFIIPFFFLGIPFILFENASGIDALKKSFSTGGSNYGTMLAVSFISIIITIAGIILCGIGILLTAPFFYAAMYSAYCAYIGVPREIQNPSH, encoded by the coding sequence ATGGAAAATTTCAGCGAATTTGATTTAAAGGGAACTGCTCCCCAGCGCAATTTCAGCGACATTATCGGTCACGCATTCAATAATTATATGAAAATTATTGGGTGGAGTATTTTGGTTACATTACTGACTTTTGTAGTAAGCATCCTGATATCAAGCCTTACAGGACCGTTGGTGGGATATAACGCACTGGAATCACAGGCCGAGATGGAAGAACTGATGAAAGACGGCTCTTTTGCTGACGGCAGCATCGTTACGCGTATGTTTCAGATTCCGGGATACCTGGAAAGCATGCTTCTTTCCGGAGTCCTTGGTTTGCTTATGTACCCGGTATATGCCGGATACGTGTATGCCATGCACCGTGCGAATACAGGCCAAACGGTTTCTTTGTCTGATTTTTTCATAGGATTCCGCCAGAACGCCTTACAGTATATTGTCTATGGGCTGATAATGGGAATCGCTGTTATGATAGGTTTTATGCTGTGTGTGCTGCCGGTATTTTTTATTATCCCCTTTTTTTTCCTGGGGATTCCCTTCATCCTCTTTGAAAATGCGAGCGGCATAGATGCGCTGAAGAAAAGTTTCAGTACTGGCGGCTCCAATTACGGTACCATGCTGGCAGTAAGTTTCATCTCAATAATCATCACAATAGCAGGTATTATTTTGTGCGGTATCGGAATTCTGCTTACGGCACCATTTTTCTATGCAGCCATGTATTCTGCATACTGTGCCTACATCGGGGTTCCGCGGGAAATCCAAAACCCCTCCCATTAA